A window of Drosophila santomea strain STO CAGO 1482 chromosome X, Prin_Dsan_1.1, whole genome shotgun sequence genomic DNA:
GGTTCTAGATGCCGCCAACTTCATAGACACCCTGTATACATGGTCCGCCCTGAACACCGAGGCTATTGGAGCCTATCTGGCCACGGCGCTCCTCCGGCTGGATACGAGCTATGTGACCAAACGGTTCCATTTGGTGGGTCACAGCCTGGGCGCCCAGATAGCCGGCTCAACGGGCAGAAACTATCGGCAAATGTCGGGCGGACAAATCCTGCACAGAATCACCGGACTGGATCCGGCCAATCCATGTTTTTACGACGGCAACGATCTGGAGGGTCTGCGAAGTGGCGATGCCCGATTTGTGGACATCATCCACACGAATCCCGGCATGCTGGGCACATCGAAGCGGGCCGGAGATGCGGACTTCTTTGTCCAGGGACGGATACCCTTCAAGCCGGGCTGTGAGGAGCTCGATCCGATGAGCTGTTCGCACCAGAGGGCTGTGGATTACTGGACGGAAACGTTGTATCCGTCCAATGAGAATGACTTTCTGGCCAAGCGATGTAAACGCTATTCGGAACTGCTGCTCGGAAACGATTGCAAGGACACGGACACCGTGATGGGCTATGCCGCCAAGCCCACGGATCTGGGACTGTTCTACGTGGCCGCCAATCCAGTGCAGCCCTATGGCCCAAATGCCAATCTTCAGAGCTACACCAACTCCTCAACGGAATGTGGAGCTTGtgcatgaatatatatatgtatatgcatttatatttaaaaaattttaacaatttttaaaagattttaatttaaaaaagaaacgcAATAAAAACTGTAATGTGCAGCCAAGTTTTGTGTTATATTTTTCAAGATATGTTACATAATCCGCACCTTTTTACATCACCTATCACCTCACCTATATCACCTAAgcagtttttatatttatacatatatttatattatagagATCGACTGTAAGTCTTCTCTGTCATTTGTTAGGCAGATGCACATTCACAAATAGATGCCGAAGGGATTTGCCCTGATAATTTCAAGGACAAACCCCAGTTGAGCCCCCCACCTTCCGCCTTCCATCTTCCGGAGAATGGAGAATTGAGAATTCCGTGATTTGTGTGAGAAATCGCCGAAAGCTGATGTCAACGCCAACTTAATTCTTTTGTGACGTCTCTTTGCGCTTGGGGCCCACTAAAATTGTCCAGGGCACGTTGACGGAATGACAATGGCTTGGAGATTGGGAGCCGAGATCGGGGAATACGGAATGGGAAATAAGTGGTGAGCAATGGGCCCGCATTAATATGGCCATTAATATGGCCCTGTTGTCGTAACCGGAGGCACTATTTGATGTTAAATACGTGAGAATTGACCTTACACTGCAACATTAAGTACTTCTTAAGTagcttcaaaaaaaaaaacatgtatgaaaacaaaagtgagTTATCGGTTTATGTTACCAAATTATTAGAGATATTTCTGCagattaaaaaataaattgtggAATCATTTTATACAAACACGTTGGGTTtaagaaaaacttaattaaataaaaaataaatgtatttagcTCGTAATATAAATTAAGAACACTGATTTGATTGCCGAAAAGAGAAAGAGCAAATCCAGataataacataattaaatcatttttaatattttctacaactacaaatttatagaaattaacttttaaagaaatgttcacatcaattaaataataacacTCTATCCTTTTGGTTGTAATTCAATATACTCTTGCAGTGTATTTTCTGATACACTACCGATGGCACGGGCCATTGCCAGTCGACTGAGGATTTTGGTAAACTGAAAGATTGTTTATGCCATTATCAGTGAAAGACAGCACGTGGCGAATAAGGATTTGGGGAAttccaatttttgttttgtttgctgagATTAAAGAACAATCTGTGTGTGGTTTGGTGAATGAAAACCATTGAAAACTGATAATCGCTGTAATAGGGTGTTTGTACGGTCGACTAGTTGCCCGGTCGACTGCATAACACGGCGTTATCTTTTTGAGTGCTAATGCCTTCCGATTTGCTTTAGTTTTCGATTAGAATTAATATAAATGCAGATGAGCTTGGGACATGCGACTGCAGCTTGCTCTGAGCCAGATTTCTCAATTTCTCGCCGAGATGTGGCGAAGGCGACGAATCGTAATGGAAATGGCAACTAATTAAGTGACAAGTGCACCTTATCTGATCTGAACACACATCGATATGGTCACAGTTGACTGGaatcaaatatatacatatgtatatatatatatacatatatataaggCAATGTGTTTGTCGCACGAGCCCCTCCCTCTGGAGGCTATAAAAACAATTGTCATTTGGCTTCCGGCACTCAGTTCTCGTCGAGTTTGTGTCCAGGATGGGACGAGTTCCGCCAAAGATGCTTCCGCTCCTCgcgctcctcctccttctccagcttcaGGTTCCCACCATCAATGCCATTGAGTGGACGATTCCGGATGTGCTGGATTCCATTGGAAATGTGGGCAGCAGCATAGTGAATCCCAGTATTTTGCCCACACCTCAAGCACTCCTAGATGGCAGCAAACAGCTCATCGCGGGATATCCATTCGAGTTTGTCTCCAACTCGCTGAATATTATATGTGAGTTTTTgagtcttgt
This region includes:
- the LOC120457035 gene encoding phospholipase A1 translates to MSSSLILVVLVVVLVGISESIEADSPTITSSPSPEILKSVNLKHFEPQIWKMPKIVDAFKAVMSREHEPRDILKSSRDILMNKTTESLIAIKKKAEAGTYQEQLLNYLQNELSQFGLGVPLDLAFSTLNYICSTIVDLGVLRSKVIPDMSRMSFLLRSTDDCENTSIPLTQAERLWNTKGFYKDRPTVLFITGWKSSINNSNSGPVTKAYRCRNDTNVLVLDAANFIDTLYTWSALNTEAIGAYLATALLRLDTSYVTKRFHLVGHSLGAQIAGSTGRNYRQMSGGQILHRITGLDPANPCFYDGNDLEGLRSGDARFVDIIHTNPGMLGTSKRAGDADFFVQGRIPFKPGCEELDPMSCSHQRAVDYWTETLYPSNENDFLAKRCKRYSELLLGNDCKDTDTVMGYAAKPTDLGLFYVAANPVQPYGPNANLQSYTNSSTECGACA